From a region of the Micromonospora tarapacensis genome:
- a CDS encoding MFS transporter — MTLSTGRPTRVWGGGAAHRLYSVVIFVLLASLDNVAIGLVPPLYGSIADAFEVPRRLLGLVTAASFLVSAVAAVGWAYFGDRTNRKPLLMIGTLLWAAGTGGSALAGNYPTFLAAQLLAAVGLGAVGSVGYSVVTDLISPRRRGLVMSLWGLSQGVGTVAGTLTGGLLGAVDWRRPFLLLTVVGLAATAAYLFTYDIRRGQSEPELAGALATGADYDYRISRTDLPVILGRRTNRWLILQGLTAQAAFGSLTWLPYLFDERARDQGYSAATAIVVGSVFATLFQLGGVFSIVGGLIGDALQRRTPSGRALVAAVGILAAVPFYLVLFFVPIRIDVPDGAGTGAIVGAVLGSVVTEPTVGLSLLAALLALALTSANSPNWFALIADVNPPENRGTVYSLGNLVNGVGRAAGNGLVGVAFHGLRAAFPPPLNLAVGLAAFQLFFIPTGIMYWLAARTSPKDITDVNQLLHTRAENLDERTGPSLTPGG; from the coding sequence ATGACCTTGAGCACGGGCCGGCCCACCCGGGTGTGGGGCGGGGGCGCGGCGCACCGGCTCTACAGCGTCGTGATCTTCGTGCTGCTCGCCTCGCTGGACAACGTGGCGATCGGCCTGGTGCCGCCGCTGTACGGCTCGATCGCCGATGCGTTCGAGGTGCCACGGCGGCTGCTCGGCCTGGTCACCGCGGCCAGCTTCCTGGTCAGCGCGGTCGCGGCGGTCGGCTGGGCGTACTTCGGCGACCGCACCAACCGCAAGCCGCTGCTCATGATCGGCACGCTGCTCTGGGCGGCCGGCACGGGGGGCAGTGCGCTCGCCGGGAACTATCCCACCTTCCTCGCCGCGCAGTTGCTCGCCGCGGTCGGCCTCGGCGCGGTCGGATCGGTCGGCTATTCGGTCGTCACCGACCTGATCTCGCCGCGCCGCCGGGGTCTGGTGATGAGCCTCTGGGGGCTCTCCCAGGGCGTCGGCACGGTGGCCGGCACGCTGACCGGCGGGCTGCTCGGTGCGGTCGACTGGCGCCGGCCGTTCCTGCTGCTCACCGTCGTCGGGCTGGCCGCCACGGCGGCGTACCTGTTCACGTACGACATCCGGCGGGGACAGAGCGAGCCGGAACTGGCCGGAGCGCTCGCCACCGGCGCGGATTACGACTACCGGATCAGCCGCACCGACCTGCCGGTGATCCTGGGCCGGCGGACCAACCGGTGGCTCATCCTCCAGGGCCTCACCGCGCAGGCCGCGTTCGGCTCGCTGACCTGGCTGCCGTACCTGTTCGACGAGCGGGCTCGGGACCAGGGCTACTCGGCGGCCACCGCGATCGTGGTGGGCAGCGTCTTCGCCACCCTGTTCCAGCTCGGCGGGGTGTTCTCCATCGTCGGCGGGCTGATCGGCGACGCGCTGCAACGGCGTACGCCCTCCGGGCGGGCGCTGGTCGCGGCGGTCGGCATCCTCGCCGCGGTCCCGTTCTACCTGGTGTTGTTCTTCGTGCCGATCCGCATCGACGTGCCCGACGGCGCCGGCACCGGCGCGATCGTCGGGGCGGTGCTGGGCAGCGTGGTCACCGAGCCGACGGTCGGGCTGAGCCTGCTCGCCGCCCTGCTCGCGTTGGCGTTGACCTCGGCGAACTCGCCGAACTGGTTCGCGCTGATCGCCGACGTGAACCCGCCGGAGAACCGGGGCACCGTCTACAGCCTGGGCAACCTGGTCAACGGGGTGGGCCGGGCGGCCGGCAACGGCCTGGTCGGGGTGGCCTTCCACGGGTTGCGGGCGGCCTTCCCGCCGCCGTTGAACCTTGCCGTCGGGCTGGCCGCGTTCCAGCTCTTCTTCATCCCCACCGGCATCATGTACTGGCTGGCCGCCCGCACCTCGCCCAAGGACATCACCGACGTGAACCAGCTGCTGCACACCCGCGCCGAAAACCTGGACGAGAGGACAGGCCCCTCTTTGACGCCTGGTGGATAG
- a CDS encoding maleylpyruvate isomerase family mycothiol-dependent enzyme, translating to MAASTVVIDQVPPLRRQEAAILAAEENQRFVDCVRALGPADWDRPTDCPTWPVRDVAAHVLGMWEFTSSAREFVHVQLGARKAARGRPVIDGMTEVQVSDRAHLTPTQLVERLATMAPRGARSRRRLPAPLRRLPIKLEFDGTTEPSRLGHLFDVILTRDAWMHRVDIARASGQPLILTADHDGRIVADVTAEWARRHGQPFRLRLDGPAGGRYTAGDGGEEISLDAVEFCRILSGRDAGTGLLTQQVPF from the coding sequence ATGGCAGCCTCGACCGTGGTGATCGACCAGGTGCCGCCGCTACGCCGCCAGGAGGCCGCAATCCTCGCCGCGGAGGAGAACCAGCGCTTCGTCGACTGCGTCCGTGCGCTGGGCCCCGCCGACTGGGACCGGCCCACCGACTGCCCGACCTGGCCGGTCCGCGACGTGGCCGCGCATGTGCTCGGCATGTGGGAGTTCACCTCGTCGGCCCGGGAGTTCGTGCACGTGCAACTCGGCGCGCGTAAGGCCGCCCGCGGTCGGCCGGTCATCGACGGCATGACCGAGGTGCAGGTATCCGACCGTGCCCATCTCACCCCGACGCAACTGGTCGAGCGGCTCGCCACCATGGCACCCCGCGGTGCCCGATCCCGTCGCCGCCTGCCCGCGCCCCTGCGCCGGCTGCCGATCAAGCTGGAATTCGACGGCACGACCGAGCCGTCGCGACTGGGCCACCTCTTCGACGTCATCCTCACCCGTGACGCCTGGATGCACCGAGTGGACATCGCCCGGGCGAGCGGGCAACCACTGATCCTCACCGCCGACCACGACGGACGCATCGTCGCGGACGTCACCGCAGAATGGGCCCGCCGGCACGGCCAGCCGTTCCGGCTTCGTCTGGACGGCCCCGCTGGCGGCCGGTACACCGCCGGTGACGGCGGCGAGGAGATCTCGCTCGACGCCGTCGAGTTCTGCCGGATCCTGTCCGGCCGCGACGCCGGGACGGGGCTCCTCACCCAGCAGGTCCCGTTCTGA
- a CDS encoding TetR/AcrR family transcriptional regulator: MITEIIEAAWQVASAEGLSNITLRDVAWTVGMQAPSLYSYFDSKHAIYDAMFAQGCREYLARAEKLELTGEPVPDLKIGMRFFMRFCTENPARYELLFQRTIPGFEPTPESYALAVQILAELRDRLHRIGVTDPADLDLLTAISTGLTDQQISNDPGGDRWARLTDQAAEMYYAHVTRRTEGKQP, encoded by the coding sequence ATGATCACGGAGATCATCGAGGCGGCATGGCAGGTGGCCAGCGCCGAGGGACTCTCCAACATCACTTTGCGTGATGTCGCCTGGACCGTCGGCATGCAGGCTCCGTCGCTGTACTCGTACTTCGACTCCAAGCACGCCATCTACGACGCGATGTTCGCCCAGGGGTGCCGGGAGTACCTGGCGCGGGCCGAGAAGTTGGAGCTCACCGGCGAACCGGTGCCCGACCTGAAGATCGGGATGCGGTTCTTCATGCGCTTCTGCACCGAGAACCCCGCCCGCTACGAACTGTTGTTCCAACGCACGATCCCCGGCTTCGAGCCCACCCCGGAGTCGTACGCCCTCGCCGTGCAGATCCTGGCCGAGCTGCGGGACCGGCTGCACCGGATCGGCGTCACCGACCCGGCCGACCTCGACCTGCTCACCGCGATCAGCACCGGTCTGACCGACCAGCAGATCTCCAACGATCCCGGCGGTGACCGCTGGGCACGGCTCACCGATCAGGCCGCGGAGATGTACTACGCCCATGTGACGCGTCGCACCGAAGGGAAACAGCCGTGA
- a CDS encoding glycoside hydrolase family 13 protein gives MNDNTTHQAPPANPATGWWTEAVIYQIYPRSFADSGGDGIGDLPGITARLGHLAELGVDAVWLSPFYPSPQADAGYDVADYRGVEPLFGRLADADDLIAQAHARGIRVIVDLVPNHTSSAHAWFQAALSAGPGGAERQRYVFREGRGPDGAEPPNDWRSVFGGPAWTRVADGQWYLHLFDSAQPDLNWDNPEVRAEFLDVLRFWLDRGVDGFRVDVAHGLIKQADLADWQEPQEILSGQEADKPRPPMWDQDGVHEIYREWRRLLDGYPGERILVAEAWVEPAERLVRYVRPDEMHQAFNFEYLLASWTAPAQYAVITRSLAATDTVGAPTTWVLSNHDVVRHASRLGLPVGTPRPNGIGLGDEQPDAATGLRRARAATLLMLALPGSAYLYQGEELGLPEHTTMPDEARQDPTWERSGHTQRGRDGCRVPIPWEADAPSYGFGPTDASWLPQPPVWAEYALDRQRGVPGSTYEMYRVALRLRRTYGLGRGTLEWLSSGDEVLAFRNGELVVLTNFGAAAVDVPAGELLLSSAPLDESGRVPTDVTVWVQG, from the coding sequence CTGAACGACAACACGACCCACCAGGCCCCGCCCGCCAACCCGGCCACCGGCTGGTGGACGGAGGCCGTGATCTACCAGATCTACCCGCGCTCGTTCGCCGACTCCGGTGGTGACGGCATCGGCGACCTGCCCGGCATCACCGCTCGCCTCGGCCACCTGGCGGAGCTGGGCGTCGACGCCGTCTGGCTCTCCCCCTTCTACCCGTCGCCGCAGGCCGACGCCGGGTACGACGTGGCCGACTACCGGGGTGTCGAGCCGCTGTTCGGCAGGCTCGCCGACGCCGACGACCTCATCGCGCAGGCCCACGCCCGCGGGATTCGGGTGATCGTCGACCTGGTGCCCAACCACACCTCCTCGGCACACGCCTGGTTCCAGGCCGCCCTGTCCGCCGGACCGGGCGGTGCCGAGCGGCAGCGCTACGTCTTCCGCGAGGGCCGCGGGCCGGACGGTGCCGAACCGCCCAACGACTGGCGGAGCGTCTTCGGCGGCCCGGCCTGGACCCGGGTCGCCGACGGCCAGTGGTACCTGCACCTGTTCGACTCCGCCCAGCCCGACCTGAACTGGGACAACCCCGAGGTGCGCGCGGAGTTCCTGGACGTGCTGCGGTTCTGGCTGGACCGTGGCGTGGACGGCTTCCGGGTCGACGTGGCGCATGGCCTGATCAAGCAGGCCGACCTGGCCGACTGGCAGGAACCGCAGGAGATCCTGTCCGGGCAGGAGGCGGACAAGCCCCGCCCGCCCATGTGGGACCAGGACGGCGTACACGAGATCTACCGGGAGTGGCGGCGGCTGCTGGACGGTTACCCCGGTGAGCGGATCCTGGTCGCCGAGGCGTGGGTGGAGCCGGCCGAACGGCTGGTCCGGTACGTCCGCCCCGACGAGATGCACCAGGCGTTCAACTTCGAGTACCTGCTCGCCTCCTGGACGGCCCCCGCCCAGTACGCGGTGATCACGCGCTCGCTGGCGGCCACCGACACGGTCGGCGCACCCACCACCTGGGTGCTCTCCAACCACGACGTGGTGCGGCACGCCTCCCGGCTCGGTCTGCCGGTCGGCACTCCCCGGCCCAACGGCATCGGCCTCGGTGACGAGCAGCCGGACGCGGCGACCGGCCTGCGGCGGGCCCGGGCGGCCACCCTGCTGATGCTCGCCCTGCCCGGCTCGGCGTACCTCTACCAGGGCGAGGAACTCGGGCTGCCGGAGCACACCACCATGCCCGACGAGGCCCGCCAGGATCCGACCTGGGAACGCAGCGGGCACACCCAGCGTGGCCGGGACGGCTGCCGGGTGCCGATCCCGTGGGAGGCCGACGCGCCGTCGTACGGCTTCGGGCCGACCGACGCGAGTTGGCTGCCGCAGCCGCCGGTCTGGGCCGAGTACGCGCTCGACCGCCAGCGCGGGGTGCCCGGCTCGACGTACGAGATGTACCGGGTCGCGCTGCGGCTGCGCCGCACGTACGGGCTGGGCCGGGGGACGCTGGAGTGGCTCTCCTCCGGCGACGAGGTGCTGGCCTTCCGCAACGGCGAGCTGGTCGTCCTGACCAACTTCGGCGCCGCCGCCGTCGACGTGCCCGCCGGTGAGCTGCTGCTCAGCAGCGCTCCGCTCGACGAGTCCGGCCGGGTCCCCACCGACGTGACGGTCTGGGTCCAGGGGTAG
- a CDS encoding LacI family DNA-binding transcriptional regulator — MTRIDDVARLAGVSTATVSRALRGLPTVSAATRRRVLAAAEQLQYAVSPSASRLAGGRTGTVAVVVPRITRWFFGVVVEAVEDFFHQAGYDLLLHNLGGREHNRQRLLTAASLHKRVDAIMLVATPLRGTDLTALAALELPGVTISSGTSVPGWPCVRIDDVAAARTATRHLLDLGHRRIAHISGDPDDELAFTAHLDRRRGYHEALRAAGLHPDPELDAESRFDIAGGTRATEELLRRGDPPTAIFAACDEMAMGALTALRDAGLRVPQDVSVIGIDDHALSGVLGLSTIAQPAAEQGQLAAKMLLDPLCSRTAAAGLITPDSAVILPTRLVVRESTAPARAH, encoded by the coding sequence GTGACGAGGATCGACGACGTCGCCCGGCTGGCCGGAGTCTCCACGGCCACCGTCTCCCGGGCACTGCGCGGACTGCCGACGGTTTCCGCGGCGACCCGCCGGCGAGTGCTGGCCGCGGCCGAGCAGTTGCAGTACGCCGTCTCGCCGAGCGCCTCGCGGCTGGCCGGCGGCCGGACCGGCACCGTGGCGGTGGTGGTTCCACGGATCACCCGCTGGTTCTTCGGAGTGGTCGTCGAGGCGGTCGAGGACTTCTTCCACCAGGCCGGCTACGACCTGCTGCTGCACAACCTCGGCGGGCGAGAACACAACCGGCAGCGCCTGCTGACCGCCGCCAGCCTGCACAAGCGGGTGGACGCGATCATGCTGGTCGCCACACCGCTGCGGGGGACCGACCTGACCGCCCTCGCCGCGCTGGAGCTGCCCGGGGTGACCATCAGCTCCGGCACGAGCGTGCCCGGCTGGCCCTGCGTACGCATCGACGACGTGGCCGCGGCGCGGACCGCGACCCGGCACCTCCTGGATCTCGGGCACCGCCGGATCGCGCACATCTCCGGTGATCCCGACGACGAGCTCGCCTTCACCGCGCACCTGGACCGCCGCCGCGGCTACCACGAGGCGCTGCGCGCGGCGGGGCTGCACCCGGATCCGGAGCTCGACGCCGAGTCCCGCTTCGACATCGCCGGCGGCACCCGGGCCACCGAGGAGCTGCTGCGCCGGGGCGATCCGCCGACGGCCATCTTCGCGGCCTGCGACGAGATGGCGATGGGGGCGCTGACCGCGCTACGCGACGCCGGCCTGCGAGTCCCACAGGATGTCAGCGTGATCGGCATCGACGACCACGCCCTTTCCGGCGTGCTCGGCCTGAGCACCATCGCCCAGCCGGCGGCGGAGCAGGGCCAGTTGGCGGCGAAGATGCTGCTCGACCCGCTCTGTAGCCGGACCGCCGCCGCCGGCCTGATCACACCCGATTCGGCGGTGATCCTGCCCACTCGGCTGGTCGTGCGTGAATCGACCGCACCCGCGCGGGCACACTGA
- a CDS encoding carbohydrate ABC transporter permease, with the protein MTTTTPPVAAGSQATSEQSTRASRVRKRLNTRAASLIAIIIAVVWTIPTFGLLVSSFRPENQIKTSGWWTFFRDPQFTLDNYQDVLFGQSSSSGQLAGYFVNSLVITLPAVLFPLAFAALAAYALAWINFRGRDWVYIGIFALQIVPLQMALVPLLSFFSRGVSLGGVTLMPAWNLDGAQNFAQVWFAHTCFALPFAVYLLHNFVSQLPKDLMEAARVDGATHPKIFRTIVLPLIAPALAAFGIFQFLWVWNDLLVALIFAGGSDVTAPLTVRLAELAGTRGNEWQRLTAGAFVSIVVPLIVFLSLQRYFVRGLLAGSVKG; encoded by the coding sequence ATGACCACGACCACTCCCCCGGTCGCCGCCGGCAGCCAGGCCACCAGCGAGCAGTCGACCCGGGCGTCCCGGGTACGCAAGCGGCTCAACACCCGTGCCGCGAGCCTCATCGCCATCATCATCGCGGTCGTCTGGACCATCCCGACCTTCGGTCTGCTCGTCAGCTCCTTCCGGCCGGAGAACCAGATCAAGACCTCCGGCTGGTGGACGTTCTTCCGGGATCCCCAGTTCACCCTCGACAACTATCAGGATGTGCTGTTCGGGCAGTCGTCGTCATCCGGGCAGCTCGCCGGCTACTTCGTCAACTCCCTGGTGATCACCCTGCCGGCGGTGCTGTTCCCGCTCGCGTTCGCGGCCCTGGCCGCGTACGCGCTGGCATGGATCAACTTCCGCGGTCGGGACTGGGTGTACATCGGCATCTTCGCGCTGCAGATCGTGCCGCTGCAGATGGCCCTGGTGCCGCTGCTGAGCTTCTTCTCGCGCGGGGTCAGCCTGGGCGGCGTCACCCTGATGCCCGCCTGGAACCTCGACGGCGCGCAGAACTTCGCCCAGGTGTGGTTCGCGCACACCTGCTTCGCCCTCCCGTTCGCCGTGTACCTGCTGCACAACTTCGTTTCGCAACTGCCCAAGGACCTGATGGAGGCGGCCCGGGTCGACGGTGCCACCCACCCCAAGATCTTCCGCACCATCGTCCTGCCGCTGATCGCACCCGCCCTGGCCGCGTTCGGCATCTTCCAGTTCCTCTGGGTCTGGAACGACCTGCTGGTCGCACTCATCTTCGCCGGTGGCAGCGATGTCACCGCACCACTCACCGTCCGGCTGGCCGAACTGGCCGGCACCCGGGGCAACGAGTGGCAACGGCTGACCGCCGGAGCGTTCGTCTCGATCGTCGTACCGCTGATCGTGTTCCTGTCGTTGCAGCGCTACTTCGTCCGAGGGCTGCTCGCCGGCAGCGTCAAGGGCTGA
- a CDS encoding carbohydrate ABC transporter permease has translation MNFDFADQTPKLMMLLWGLIAFAVVVGGLLMLLDAVPAFFARRREARFVAASASGAPPRRRAKPREGLFALFFLLPTVLLLMIGLVVPALRTTLLSFMDGSSQNFVGLDNYRWMFADDAIVRVLLNTLVWVTLVPLAASCMGLLYAVLVDKVRLEAVAKSLIFMPMAISFVGASIIWKFVYAFRSQEQEQIGLLNQIMVSLGGEPRQWLLDSPLNTLLLLVIMVWIQAGFAMVVLSAAIKAIPADIIEAARLDGVSPWQMFRQITLPSIRPALIVVVVTISIATLKVFDIVRTTTNGNYDTSVIANEMYNQAFRYGQNGQGSALAVFLFVLVVPIVIFQIRNIRQQRREA, from the coding sequence ATGAACTTCGACTTCGCCGACCAGACGCCGAAACTCATGATGCTGCTGTGGGGGCTGATCGCCTTCGCGGTGGTGGTCGGCGGTCTGCTCATGCTGCTCGACGCGGTACCGGCCTTCTTCGCCCGGCGCCGCGAGGCGCGATTCGTCGCCGCGTCCGCCAGCGGGGCGCCGCCGCGTCGGCGGGCCAAGCCCCGGGAAGGGCTGTTCGCGCTGTTCTTCCTGCTGCCGACCGTGCTGTTGCTGATGATCGGTCTGGTCGTCCCGGCGCTCCGGACCACCCTGCTGTCCTTCATGGACGGCAGCAGCCAGAACTTCGTGGGCCTGGACAACTACCGCTGGATGTTCGCCGACGACGCGATCGTGCGGGTGCTGCTCAACACCCTGGTCTGGGTCACCCTGGTGCCGCTGGCGGCGAGCTGCATGGGTCTGCTCTACGCCGTGCTGGTCGACAAGGTGCGGCTGGAGGCGGTGGCCAAGTCGCTGATCTTCATGCCGATGGCGATCTCGTTCGTCGGCGCCAGCATCATCTGGAAGTTCGTGTACGCCTTCCGCAGCCAGGAGCAGGAACAGATCGGCCTGCTGAACCAGATCATGGTCAGCCTCGGCGGCGAGCCTCGGCAGTGGCTGCTCGACTCACCGCTGAACACGCTGCTGCTGCTCGTGATCATGGTGTGGATCCAGGCCGGCTTCGCCATGGTGGTGCTCTCCGCGGCGATCAAGGCCATCCCGGCCGACATCATCGAGGCCGCCCGCCTCGACGGGGTCAGCCCCTGGCAGATGTTCCGGCAGATCACCCTGCCGAGCATCCGGCCCGCGCTGATCGTGGTGGTGGTCACCATCTCGATCGCCACGCTGAAGGTCTTCGACATCGTCCGCACCACGACGAACGGCAACTACGACACCAGCGTGATCGCCAACGAGATGTACAACCAGGCGTTCCGGTACGGCCAGAACGGTCAGGGCTCCGCCCTGGCGGTCTTCCTCTTCGTCCTGGTGGTACCGATCGTGATCTTCCAGATCCGCAACATCCGCCAGCAGCGACGGGAGGCCTGA
- a CDS encoding ABC transporter substrate-binding protein, whose amino-acid sequence MAIFARPRQALAIAGAIGLALSATACGTGSSSNGGTSDADSAECAPYETYQGHDGKTVTIYSSIRDIEADRLAQSWKQFEDCTGITVNHEGSGEFEAQLPVRVDGGNAPDLAFIPQPGLLQRFAERDQVKAASAETKAMAEANYPADWLKYSTVNGTFYGAPLGSNVKSFVWYSPKMFQEKGWTVPTTWDDMIKLSDTIADSGVKPWCAGIESGEATGWPATDWIEDVMLRTQTPEVYDQWTTHEIPFNDPRVAEALNRAGTILKNDKYVNGGFGGVRSIATTSFQEAGVPITAGNCALHRQASFYANQWPEGTRVAEDGDVFAFYFPAIDPAKGKPVLGGGEFVAAFNDRPEVQAVQTYLASGEHANSRAKIGDWVSANNKVDLANVANPIDKLSVEILQDDSSVFRFDGSDLMPAAVGAGTFWKGMVEWINGGDTASVLQGIESSWK is encoded by the coding sequence ATGGCGATCTTTGCCAGGCCACGCCAGGCCCTCGCGATCGCTGGCGCGATCGGACTGGCGCTCAGCGCCACCGCCTGCGGCACCGGAAGCAGCAGCAACGGCGGCACCAGCGACGCCGATTCCGCCGAGTGCGCCCCGTACGAGACGTACCAGGGCCACGACGGCAAGACGGTAACCATCTACTCGTCGATCCGGGACATCGAGGCCGACCGCCTGGCCCAGTCCTGGAAGCAGTTCGAGGATTGCACCGGCATCACGGTCAACCACGAGGGAAGTGGCGAGTTCGAGGCCCAGCTCCCCGTACGGGTCGACGGTGGCAACGCCCCCGACCTGGCTTTCATCCCTCAGCCCGGCCTGCTGCAACGGTTCGCCGAGCGCGACCAGGTGAAGGCGGCCAGCGCCGAGACCAAGGCGATGGCCGAGGCGAACTACCCGGCCGACTGGCTGAAGTACAGCACCGTCAACGGCACCTTCTACGGCGCGCCGCTCGGGTCGAACGTGAAGTCGTTCGTCTGGTACTCGCCGAAGATGTTCCAGGAGAAGGGCTGGACCGTCCCGACCACCTGGGACGACATGATCAAGCTCAGCGACACGATCGCCGACAGCGGCGTCAAGCCGTGGTGCGCCGGCATCGAGTCCGGTGAGGCCACCGGCTGGCCGGCCACGGACTGGATCGAGGACGTGATGCTGCGGACGCAGACCCCCGAGGTCTACGACCAGTGGACCACGCACGAGATCCCGTTCAACGACCCGCGGGTCGCCGAGGCGCTGAACCGCGCCGGCACCATCCTGAAGAACGACAAGTACGTCAACGGCGGCTTCGGCGGCGTGCGCAGCATCGCCACCACCTCCTTCCAGGAGGCCGGCGTGCCGATCACGGCCGGCAATTGCGCGCTGCACCGCCAGGCCTCGTTCTACGCCAACCAGTGGCCGGAGGGCACCCGGGTGGCCGAGGACGGCGACGTCTTCGCGTTCTACTTCCCGGCCATCGACCCGGCCAAGGGCAAGCCGGTGCTGGGCGGCGGCGAGTTCGTGGCGGCCTTCAACGACCGTCCCGAGGTGCAGGCGGTGCAGACCTACCTCGCATCGGGCGAGCACGCCAACAGCCGGGCGAAGATCGGCGACTGGGTGTCGGCGAACAACAAGGTCGACCTGGCCAACGTCGCCAACCCGATCGACAAGCTGTCGGTGGAGATCCTCCAGGACGACAGCTCGGTCTTCCGGTTCGACGGTTCCGACCTGATGCCCGCCGCCGTCGGCGCCGGGACCTTCTGGAAGGGCATGGTCGAGTGGATCAACGGCGGCGACACCGCCTCCGTACTCCAGGGCATCGAGAGCAGCTGGAAGTGA
- a CDS encoding tryptophan-rich sensory protein, translated as MRTTTAATGRRDGARQWRVGAVFAAAVLAADEYASLDRPAWSPPSWLLGPVCASRAAAALLLPYWAWVTFAASLDYSVWRLNG; from the coding sequence ATGCGGACGACGACGGCAGCGACCGGGCGCCGGGACGGCGCACGTCAGTGGCGGGTGGGGGCCGTGTTCGCGGCGGCGGTCCTCGCCGCCGACGAGTACGCGAGCCTCGACCGGCCCGCCTGGTCGCCGCCGTCCTGGCTGCTCGGCCCGGTCTGCGCCAGCCGTGCGGCGGCGGCGCTGCTGCTGCCCTACTGGGCCTGGGTCACCTTCGCCGCGTCGCTCGACTACTCGGTCTGGCGGCTGAACGGCTGA
- a CDS encoding GPGG-motif small membrane protein, with amino-acid sequence MELILWILAVVLVVAGILALFRRQILWGIVLIVVGLLVGPGGVSIFN; translated from the coding sequence ATGGAGCTGATTCTCTGGATTCTCGCAGTCGTACTGGTGGTTGCCGGCATCCTCGCGCTGTTCCGCCGGCAGATCCTCTGGGGCATCGTCCTCATCGTCGTCGGGCTGCTCGTCGGCCCGGGTGGTGTCAGCATCTTCAATTGA
- a CDS encoding metallophosphoesterase family protein: MAIRIAAVGDVHLDEDVVGRFRPALEELPASADVLLLAGDLTRHGTEAEARCVAREFGGLGVPVIAVLGNHDHQCDQVPQVVGTLAEAGITVLEGDGVVLDCPGGRLGVAGVKGFGGGFAGRCASDFGEPEMKAFVRTTTESADRLGEALRSLECDVLVALSHYSPVPDTLAGEPLEIYPFLGCYQLGQAIDSAPTALALHGHAHHGSERGTTPGGVRVRNVAHPVIKQAYSVFHLGDHLDQGEVSGVGVGGIQQTWS; this comes from the coding sequence ATGGCTATCCGGATCGCCGCCGTGGGCGACGTGCATCTGGACGAGGACGTGGTCGGCCGCTTCCGGCCGGCCCTGGAGGAGTTGCCCGCCAGCGCCGACGTGCTGCTGCTCGCCGGTGACCTGACCCGGCACGGCACCGAGGCCGAGGCCCGCTGCGTGGCCCGGGAGTTCGGCGGGCTGGGGGTCCCCGTGATCGCCGTGCTGGGCAACCACGACCACCAGTGCGACCAGGTGCCACAGGTGGTAGGCACGTTGGCGGAGGCGGGCATCACCGTGCTGGAAGGCGACGGTGTGGTGCTGGACTGCCCCGGCGGCCGGCTCGGTGTCGCCGGCGTGAAGGGCTTCGGCGGCGGCTTCGCCGGCCGGTGCGCCAGCGACTTCGGCGAGCCGGAGATGAAGGCGTTCGTCCGCACCACCACCGAGAGCGCCGACCGGTTGGGCGAGGCGCTGCGCTCGCTGGAGTGTGACGTGCTGGTGGCGCTGAGCCACTACTCGCCCGTGCCGGACACCCTGGCCGGCGAGCCGTTGGAGATCTACCCGTTCCTGGGCTGCTACCAGTTGGGACAGGCGATCGACTCGGCGCCGACCGCGCTGGCCCTGCACGGGCACGCACACCACGGCTCAGAGCGGGGCACCACGCCGGGCGGGGTACGCGTCCGCAACGTCGCCCACCCGGTGATCAAGCAGGCGTACAGCGTCTTCCACCTGGGTGACCACCTTGATCAGGGGGAGGTTTCCGGGGTCGGCGTCGGGGGTATTCAGCAAACATGGAGCTGA
- a CDS encoding BON domain-containing protein: MTVHRGSGAGPPDEYVEAEIHRLLAEDPTVAEQGITVVRTERALVLYGEVESAHRRDEILRRVAERFPDVPITSDIGVIRAQAPTEIEQLP, encoded by the coding sequence GTGACCGTGCACCGCGGCTCCGGCGCCGGGCCACCTGACGAGTACGTCGAGGCGGAGATCCACCGGCTGCTCGCCGAGGATCCGACCGTCGCCGAACAGGGGATCACCGTGGTCCGCACCGAACGTGCCCTCGTGCTGTACGGCGAGGTGGAGAGCGCGCACCGGCGGGACGAGATCCTGCGCCGGGTGGCCGAGCGCTTCCCGGACGTGCCGATCACCAGCGACATCGGGGTGATCCGCGCGCAGGCGCCCACGGAGATCGAGCAACTGCCCTGA